One Primulina eburnea isolate SZY01 chromosome 4, ASM2296580v1, whole genome shotgun sequence genomic window, CAGCATCTGATCTGCGTGATCCTGAGATATCTGCTCTCATAGCTGCTAAAATGAAGGAGTTTCACAGTCTAGATATGCCTGGGTCCAAGAGCATTGTCCTCTGGGATAGATTGATGTATGCTTGTCTCCTCTTTTGCAGTTGATTCAAAAGATTGATGTCTCTGggtatacacacacacacacacacacacacacacacacatatatatatatatatatatatataatgattcTTACGCTGGAGTTCATCCCTTTTATGGTTCAGTAACTGGCTTAAAGATGCCAAACGTTTGTCTTCGCCACAAGAAGCTGAGGCCTTTCAGTTAAGTGTCATGGAAGATGAAATATCTGTACTGGAGAAAAGTTTAACAACAGCTCATCAGCTCGTAGGATTCTGCCACAACGACTTGCAATATGGTAACATAATGATGGATGAAGAAACCAaattaattaccataattgtGAGTACCGCAATGCTCTGCTAACTTTATCTAtgaatacaaaacacaaaaatcatttttgttaaatttgaatttaagaAATTAAATCTCTTGTACACTCTTCCAAATGCATCAGCTGAAATTGTTTGATTCAGGCAGACTCTCAATTCTAGTGTTGCAAATTTCCTTGGACTACTAGCTTTCTAATGCAAAATCTTAAGGCAAAATAAAAAGCCAACTTAGTTTTTGTTTGATAGTAATGCGTTGATATTGTTTCATATATCTATTGCCTTTTGATCTGTGTTACTGAGCCGATCATGGACTGTAGGATTACGAATATGCAAGTTACAACCCTATAGCCTTCGATCTTGCGAATCATTTCTGTAGAGATGGCCGCTGACTACCATACAGAAACTCCTCATATTATGGACTACAGTAAATATCCAGGTGATTTTCCACTTTTATTCCTCCagcaatattatatataatggaTATGCAAAAATACTCGCGTGAAAGTTAATATCTTCACTGTGTAGCCAGGTTTAAAAGAGCGTCAAACATTCTTGCATATATATCTGAGTTGCTCAGGTACTGTTTTGACTGAAAAGTTTATcagcatgatttttatttttgacgtgaatctttgataaacaaagcataatacgTACTATGAATTTCCTTTGAACCATCAGAGTTTTGTGCAGGCAGTCAACCTAGTAACTTTGAGGTTGAGCAATTGGTAGAGCAAGTGGAGAAGTATACTCTTGCAAGCCATCTCCTCTGGGGCTTATGGGGCATAATATCGGTATTTGCTATATAAACCTCTTTGATCTTCCGGGATTTGAATGTTCCAGTGAATCAATGTCTATCAATGCACTGTCTGCGTTGGAATGCTGGTTTTGTAACAGTCTAAAATTAAATCCCTCAAGTTTCTCATAATCTTTTTAAACTTGTATCAGGAACATGTTAACAAAATAGATTTTGACTATATGGAGTACGCACGACAAAGGTTTCAGCAGTACTGGAGCAAGAAATCTGAAGCACTGAAATGTTGAAGTTCTAAAACAGATACAAAATGTTGTTGATAATActgctttgttttttttttatttctctgttttaatatttttttatttactatgtttcttatattttttaatcaaatccCACTGTAGCACTTATGATGTATGAATAAACAGCAAGTTTTATTAGAGCAATACCATAACCCCTGTTCATATGGTCAAAACCATCTGTAGTACCTGGTGTGACTCGAATGTAACAACATTGGATAATTGTTGACCACTTTCctcagtttattttttttataaatcctTGTTTGAATTACTTTTCTTGCTAAAATAATGTTCCGAGTTTGTGTGCTTTATTTGAAAGTTTTGCTCCAATCGAAGAACTACTTATAACTTTATGGGTATTAAATTGAAGCATGTGCAATGGGGGTCGAGGGATGATATTATCGACCATTGTCATTTTTTTGTATCAGCATTTAGCAGTTAATAGTTGATATTGAAATTGCAAGAAATTAAATTTGGTCCCATTTCCGTCATTTTCAGAGGTGAGAGGTGtgatatattattaaaatagtAGGTCTTTTAGGAGACGAATCAACCAGTGTTGTATAAGTGTTGTATCAATATGAAAAGAATGAATTTGTTATTTAATATGGACAAGTGTGTGAGACTATTAACACCTTGAGTTATTTGTAATGGGCTTTCTTATTCAtttcaatcaaaatcttttaaaaatctcCCTATAAGATATTTGTTTTGGCAACATGATTAAGGATTGATACTAGCGTTCCTGTACGTGCACATGTTGAGAGATGCCACCGCGAGTGATTCAGGTTTCTCCAAATTGCATTCTACGTAGAAAAACTATAGACAACTGTCAGTAGGCAATAGAAACCTGTTTCGAGCCATGTTCTTTCTTGGATTTTTTTTACTACTTCCTCTCTCCTATATGCATCCTCGATCTTTCTTGAGAATGAAATTTTTTGGGGAGGTAGATCTTTCCTTACATGTACTTCAGATAGCACATTAATATTGTTAAATGATAAATTTTTGTTTCAAGGTTTTTTGAAGCTAGGGAATGATAATATTTGATAAGAAAAATAGGTTGAAATAGTATTTCACCATATAGGATAAacttttgaaatattttctttttcatgtAGCTCATATGCCAAATCATAACATTCTGAGTAGTTGTAGATTTTCACGGGAAAATAGGAAGGAGAAAAAAAACAATCtgaaaaaaataaacatatagaactaatattgaaatttgattatataatataacaaacTAAAATTGCGGAAAAACAAACATTAAAAAACAATTTTTCCTTTATGTAATTGATTtagttaattttaaataatttatttatttactaatatttgatattatcacCATGTTTTTGTGCTACACATGCACTTTAGAAGGCAGGCAAGAGGAATTAATGACAATGGAAGTTGAGTCGAAACATAGGGAAAGTTACGACTTCGTTTTCCTCGAAAGTGATTACTGGCCGTTAACCTGTTGACTAACCTATTGTTTGAACAAATTTGGTGTCCGATTCATTCAATTTTATTTCTTAAATAAGTCCGAAAGTGCTAGTCTCCCAATCACAGACATGAAACCTATTTCCcaagtaattaaatatataactgAAAAGTTAATTGCGTTACAAACAGAAACATGGTTTCCCATTCAACAACcgatacgtacatacatacaaGCAATACTTTCTACACGAAATTGGTGTCACAAAAGAAATTCATTCTTCGTATTTGATTTAACATTAAAGGCGTAGAAGTACTGGAGGAAGATCCGAATACAGGCTCTgctctctctatatatatatatgctggattttttgttgtttttgaatTGGACAAAGATAGGATCCattgatgtatatgtatatgtaaagAATACGTAAATTATGGTGGTGAGGTGAAACACGTGAATTATGGGACGTCGAGCTTTGGCGAGTGGCCCACCAACTTTGGAACCGTGTAGTaacgtcaattttttttttttatatatcatgcacataattttattttaataaattgcaACCGAGAAATTTCACCCGAGATTTCCAGCGACTGAGTGTATGAACTACGTACTTGGAAGATTATGGGGTTTGATTATGACCTTAAATATTGAATTGACGCGGCTAAATTCTGAAGTACTCCTATATAAAGCAACACTTCCTGGCCTTTGGAAGAAAACAAACAAATTCCATATCTTTAACTGTAAGATCAAAATCTGTAAGCCATGGAAGTTTTGGCCCTTGTTCTTTCCCTAGTTCTCATTGCTTTTACTGTTGCTCTAACCTTTAAGTTCAAGCGAAGCGGTACACGAAACCAGCTTCCACCGGGCAGCTTTGGGTGGCCGATCATTGGAGAAACTATCGAGTTCTTGTTTGGAAAGCCGGAGAAGTTCGTCGCAGACAGGATGAGGAAGTACT contains:
- the LOC140829145 gene encoding LOW QUALITY PROTEIN: probable choline kinase 2 (The sequence of the model RefSeq protein was modified relative to this genomic sequence to represent the inferred CDS: deleted 1 base in 1 codon), with translation MGSSDMSTNCETKENRIPDEAMTILKSMAAQWDDITDVNALQVIPLKGAMTNEVYQIKWLTNSTHELHPRSRKVLVRIYGEGVDIFFDRQNEIRTFEFISRKGQGPLLLGRFSTGRIEEFIRARTLTASDLRDPEISALIAAKMKEFHSLDMPGSKSIVLWDRLINWLKDAKRLSSPQEAEAFQLSVMEDEISVLEKSLTTAHQLVGFCHNDLQYGNIMMDEETKLITIIDYEYASYNPIAFDLANHFCEMAADYHTETPHIMDYSKYPGLKERQTFLHIYLSCSGSQPSNFEVEQLVEQVEKYTLASHLLWGLWGIISEHVNKIDFDYMEYARQRFQQYWSKKSEALKC